GAAAGGACTCACTCACCATTTTATCTCCAGTGCTGAGAGCAGATACACAGTgagtgaaattgaaaaaaaaaaaaaaaagcgtgtgaatttgaaaaatataaaaggtttaaatataaaagaataagaattgctgagtgagtaaacaaataaatgcatcttACCTACTGTTCtacaaatagctttttaaaaatggaaccatGGGCCTGGGGTGGCTCGGTCAGGAGAATGTGTGatcttgaactcagggttgtgagtttgagccccatgttggatgtagacattactttaaaaaaagcaaaataaaatttttttttattaataaaatagtatatatttttttacgatcttatttatttatttgacagacagagatcacaagtaggcagagaggcaggcagagagagagagggggaagcagggagatgtgatgtggggcttgatgagaaggtgcggggctcgaccccaaaaccctgagatcatgacctgagccaagggcagaggcttaacccactgagccacccaggcgccccaaaataaaataagtctcaaGAAAATCCTgtaggtaggggcgcctgggtggctcagtgggttaagccactgccttcggctcaggtcatgatctcagggtcctgggatcgagccccgcatcgggctctctgctcagcagggagcctgcttcctcctctctctctgtctgcctctctgcctgcttgtgatctctctgtcaaataaataaaaaatcttaaaaaaaaagaaaaagaaaaagaaaatcctgtagGTATTTAACAGgatcatataaaattatatttcagggaaaactgacatcttgacactactgagtctttcaaaaaaaagggTACATTTTTCTAATCATGTTTTCTCTTATGGTCTtcagttcatttttcttcacaaaagcttaataggtttcttttttttcttttcttttttaagattttatttattaatttgacagagagagacagagagcgagagagggaacacaaacaggaggagtgagagagggagaagcaggcctcctgctgcgaagagagcctgatgtggggcttgatcccaggaccatgagatcacgacctgagctgaaggtggacgcttcacctgctgagccacccaagcgcccccatttgttactattttctttttctttttttaagattttgctaatttatttgacagagacagacacagcgagagagggaacacaagcaggggtgtaggagagggagaagtaggcttcctgctgagcagggagcccgacatgggtctccatcccaggacctgacatgggatcccgggatcgtgacctgagccgaaggcagacgcttaacgactgagccacccaggtgcccctgttttatttttaattttttaatttttttggcacCCCTGTTTtaaaacgattttttttttttaagatttatttatttatttatttgtcatagagagagaagcgagagcaaacacaggcagacagagtggcaggcagaggcagagggagaagcaggctccccaccaagcaaggagcccgatgtgggactcgatcccaggatgctgggatcatgacctgagccgaaggcagctgcttaaccaactgagccacccaggcgtctcggcacccctgttttattttttttttaatttttttaatttttattttttatttatttatttttttaaagattttatttatttatgtgtcagagagagagagcaagcacaggcagacagagtggcaggcatagtcagagggagaagcaggctccctgcagagcaaggagcctgatgcgggactcgatcccaggacactgggattatgacctgagccgaaggcagctgctcaaccaactgagccacccaggcgtcctggcaCCCCTGTTTTAAACGGGATCTTTCTTACACTTTCTGACTGGTTAATATTCATACCCCTAAAAAGCACTGGGTTTGTGTGTTAATATTGTAATCAGAtgctttatcatttcttttttttttttttttttaagattttacttatttgacagagagagagagagatcacaagtaggcagagaggcaggcagagagagagaagggaggaagcaggctccctgcagagcagagagcccgacatggggctcgatcccagaatcctgggatcatgacctgagccaaaggcagaggctttaacccactgagccacccaggcgcccccactttatcatttctaatagttttttgggggAAGAAATACAGAGGAGTGGATAAGAGCATAAGCTTTGAGTCAGAAAATCTAGGTACAAATGCAGATTCTAGCTTATTATCCCTGGTCATTTACTCTTTCTGAGCCTGaatttcttatctgtgaaatagaCACGTAATAACATCTCCCTTGTTGGACTGGCTTTGCatttagtaagtatttattgagcacctactgtgccCTGTGCTGACACTGTGCTAGGCTTTGGGTTACAGTGGCCAACTGGCatctgctatgtgccagacattctCCCCGGCCCTGGGCTTCCAGTGGTGACCAAAGTGGACAAGATCCCCGTCATTCCAGCACAGTGTGGAGTTAAATGGAGTAAGGCCTGTCCTGTGTGTAGAACAGGCCTTGGAATAGTCAGCACTGCTCAGTGCTCACAGTTGCCACGATGGTAGTCATTATGCTCTTGGTTTTTCCAAGCTCTGCAATTACATACTTGCTGATATAGTAAGAGGTGAGTTTGGCTCTTCTTTCCTCATACttaatgccttttctttctttctcttgattaATTGTATGTTTCCCCTCCTCCCAATATAATGTTAAACTGGGCATCTTTGCCTTCCATGGACAATTCTTACAGTGTTTTGCAGTTAAGCATGATTGGgggagtgcctggggggctcagtcggtgaagccccTGCtttctcaagtcatgatcctggggtcgggctctctgctcagtggggagcctccttcccccagtCTCTGTGCCcacctctcttcctacttgtgatctctctctctctctgccaaataaataaataaaatctttaaagaaaaaaagcgaTTGTGGCTTTTACAAAGGTCTTGCTTAGCTTTTCTCTGAATTAGCTTTAGTTTTGTGCCTTCTGTGGATCTGGCGGTCTTCTCTGCCTTCGAGCAAATGTTGATCGAAATACTGAGCTTTGGGCTCTGCCTGCGGCACTTTCTCCAGTGTGACACCGATCTGTTGTTCCACAGACTGTGTCTTGGTTGTGATTGTTTATCTAGTAACAGATCCTTTGATCCGGGGTCCAGTATACAGTATCCTTTGATTTCACAGGCCTGTCCTGACAGACTTCGTCGAGGACAAAACCAGATACTCCACGTCTTTGCCATTCCTCTGATCAAACAGGTTAATAACCAAACCGGAAACAAAAACGAGTTGACGTTGGGCTTATGCAGATGCGCAACTTAGGGCTGTGAACTTCTCTAGCTTTCTGGGAAGGAGGAAGTTCTGAGAAGGCTCTGAGGATGGCCAGAGTGGATCCCTGCCCCAGGGCTCGCTGGGTGCCGTTGAGCAAATGGCAGGTGCGATGGTGTGCTGGGTCCACCTCACCTGTGGGCATCTCTTCCCAGCTCTGCATTCGGGGACGCCCGTGTGTGCTTCACAATCAGCCGTGGTGGGACTATTTACATGGTGGCCAACACTACAAGCCAGGTCCCCTACTTCCTTCGGGGGCCGCCACCCTAGGAGCCCGACAGGTGTGGAGAGGCTGTGAAGACCTGACACCATGGCCCTGCTGTCCCCGGGCCACAGTGGGGCAGCTCCTGTGTGATGAGAACGGAAGTCAGcagctcttttctctctccctgcccgaGAACCCTCACTTCTAACCCCAGCCCTTCTGTTGTGTCTCCTCAGGACGTGGGCTCCTTAGATGAGAAGATGAAGAGCTTGGATGTGAATCAGGACTCTGAGCTCAAGTTCCACGAGTACTGGAGACTGATAGGGGAGCTGGCCAAGGAGATCCGGAGGGAGAGGGCCCTGGAGACTCACAAGAAGTAAAGCTCCTGAGCAGAATAGTGCTTGGCAGGGCCGGCAGGGCCGGCAGGGCAGAATCCCCTCCCCGCAAAAAGCCTCTTCCTTGAAATAccctctcctctttctgctcTTGGGAGTAGACAGTGGGAAAGTTCTGCCCTGACCAAAGAGTGGGTCCAAAAGTTATGAccttttggggctcctgggtgactcagttggtgaagcagctgccttcggctcaggtcatgatctcagggtcctgggatcgagccccccatgaggctccctgctcagcagggagtctgcttctctctccctccactgcttccctgcttgtgctctctctcaaataaataaataaaatcttaaagaaaagttaTGCGCTCTTGAAGGACCAAGAATGTTAGTTGTCTCTGAATTCTGCAGCGGCTCACACCAGGTCTTGCATGGGGTAGTGCTCAGTAACGAAACGGTGGATGAACGAGCCTATGGAACAAGGGGACAATCTCTGGGGTGGGTGTGGTGAGTCCTGTCCTTCTGGGGCCTTCTGGGGCATGGTCTCAGTCCCACTGTTCTTATTCCTGGGCTTTGATCCTTGGGTGTTGATGAGAGCCTGGAGCTGTGCTGGGCTTGCTGTCCTCCAGGCACAGAACTGAACACTTCCCTGTGTTAAGTTAGTTAATTCTCACAGCCCTTGAAGGTACTactatttttttccacatttttattttaattctagttagttaacatacagtgtggtcatgatctcaggagcagACCTCAGTGGTCCCTCACTTCCACACACCACCCTGGGCTCACCACCACAGGTTCCACCCTCAGGCTTGTTCCTGTCTAGGCCCCACTTCGCTCCGGGGAGGCGCTATTTGTAAGTCCTGTGTTAGAGATGAGGAGACACATTTCGGAGAGGCTGAGCGCACAAAGACAAGAATAGGTGGAACTGGGTTGGTGTTCCATAGCCTCTGTGATGAACGGATCCTCTCTGGGTGGGAAACATGGGAACACTaggccctccctcctccctccctgcataGCAGGGGAGAGGCGGAAGAACGGACACAAGGTTCTGGTatgaagcctgacatgggctaTGGCGCCCCTCTCCCCATCCGCCTTGGCTTGAGGGGCGGACGTTTCGCGTGGCCCGCCCGCGGAGCAAGCCGAAGCAGGGCAGCCCAGTGGGTAAAGCTTTCCGGCAGCTGTCACTGCCGGTGTCTCGTGTCCCTGACTCCAGAGGAACATTTAGGCTGAGACAACCTCTCTTCCACACACCAAACACATCAGAAAGGGCCCTAGATTGAGACCTTCCATCTAAGTGCCCTCAGACTGAGAGGCCCTGGAAGGACCCCAGGCTGGGACTCTTTGAGGGGTCATTTGGCTGAAGATATCCCTGAGGGGAACTCACAGGGAGCTTCCCCACACTGAGAGACCTCAGGAGGGTCCCCCAGACTGACGCTTCTCCCAGGATCCAAGTTTGAAGCGTTCTTGGGAGAAACCTCAAATTGACCCCTCAGAGGGTCCCAGATTGAGACCATCAGAGAAACACAGGATGATAGGACACTCCTGGGGGGGGCCTTCTCATGGAGACACTTCTAGAAGTATGGGGGAGCCCTAGAAGGAGaaaggggctgggaggggcttGGGAGACAGGCTCCTGCCTTCAGAGTTCAGGCTTTGGGATCTGCCCCATCCTTGCCTTGACCACACTGACTCACCTGCTCTTCTCCTTTCCCCGTCCCCATcaggcgggtgggggtggggtggggaggaggtgtcATTCCAGGCTTCCTGGGTGTCATCCTGGGCACTGGATTGGGGGGCAGTTTGGGAAGGCCTGGGGTTCTGAGGGAGGGAGCAGTAGGCAGCCCGACCTGTCTGGAGAGGTTGCTAATGGGCCAGGTAGCCCATCTGGGTCTCATACAGGTGGGCTGTCTGAGGGGAGCTGAATCGGGATCAGGACAACACTCCATCCGGGCCCCTCTCCCAGGCCGCCCTTCTGTGGCTCCTCGCCCCCCTCAGCTGTGGGGACTGCAGGTACGAGTGGCACCACCCAGACTGGCCCTGGTGGGAAGAGTAAGAGGGCATGTGTGTGACCTGGCAAAGTGCAGAGTGGCCCCTGGAGACTCCCATGTCCCTCATTCCCTCTGGACCACCAGCCCTGCCTCTGTCAGCCTCTGAGTCTCCTCCTTTCCTGGTTATTGACCCAAAGCCTCTCCACTTCCCTGCCCTACAATTCCTCAGGACTTTCCTCCCGCGCTTGAGCCCGCCGTGGTGCCAAGCCcccactcttcccttccctttctctggcCTTTACTCTGCCTGCGGGTCTGGGGCCCGGGGCCGTCCAGGCCCAGCCCCCCAGAGTTCCCTTGGCCGCAGGGTGGGCGGAGCTCTGgccagtggggggtggggccaCACTGGTTCCCCGCCCAGCCCGCGGGAACAGCGCAAACAGCGGGGGCGGTTCGGGGaggaggccccgcccccgcgccccgtCCTGCCCCCAGGTATAAGAGCTGAGCTCAGGTGCACCGACGCCTAGCGTCTGTCCCAACGGCTCCCAAGCAGGTAAGGATGCCAGGGCTTTTCGCGTAAAGGGCTGCCCTAACCCTGTCCAAAGGGCAGTGCTCGGCTCTCCTACCCTAGCCTGCCAGGACAAGGGCTGGGAGTCAGGTCCTACAGGCcgggtgtgtctgtgtgcgcgCAAAGcagaggtgaggggtgggagaagTGGGAGGCTTGATCTAGGGGGAGGCCCAGAGGATTCCCTCTAAATGGGTGGTCCTGGGAACTGTGACCTTAGCTCCTGCCAGGATCCTGCGCAGGGACTGGGCCTTGCGTGGAGTTGGCTCTGACCTCGTGAGTGAGGCCGGAGGCAATAGTTGAGGAAGAAATActgagccctcccctcccctccgtcTCCCTCCTCTCCAGGCAGATCATGAGCCATCGGCTTCCCCGGCGCCAGCCATAGGACGACACAGCTCTTGCCAGGACAAGCACACCGGGCACCATGGGACAGTGTCGGTCAGCCAGTGCTGAGGTGGGCCCGTGCGTGCCTGGCTTTTCTGTTCTCGTGCTCCATCTTCCACCCTGAGGGTCTGCGTCCCCACTGACTTCTGCCCCTTGCCTTGGGCCCGCCTTTTACCCTAGACCTTGCCCAGAAGagccagactcttttttttttttttttaaagattttatttatttatttgtcagagagcgcgagcgaaagcgagcacaggcagacagagtggaaggcagagtcagagggagaagcaggctccccgtggagcaaggagcccgatgtgggactcgatcccaggacgctgggatcatgacccgagccgaaggcagctgcttaaccaactgagccacccaggcgtcccaagagccAGACTCTTAAGTGGTGTCCAGCACATGCGATGCTGCGTCCGCACAATGAGCCCCCCTGGGAAGAGGTGTCTGTTCCTCTCGCTAGGACTCATCCTGCGTGGGGGCCTCCGGTGACAGGGAGGGAGCCCTGCTGGGCTCGCGGCGGAGGCCAGAGGGGGTGGGGGCTAGATGCTGGGCTCTGGAGTGGGGGCAGCTCCTGTGCCTTCCAGCTGCCTTCTGCCCCGCTGGCCTAGAGGGGCTTGGGGAGGTAGGGTGTTGTTGGGGTGAGTGGAGCTTCCCTGAGGTGGTGATGTCCCCCGCCCTCAGGATGAGCAGGAATTCAGCGACGTGGAGAGGGCCATCGAGACCCTCATCAAGAACTTCCACCAGTACTCTGTGGAGAGTGGGAAGGAGACGCTGACCCCTTCTGAACTTCAGGACCTGGTCACCCAGCAGCTGCCTCACCTCATGCCGGTACTGACGGGGCTCCGCCCCAGGcaccccgacccccccccccccccaaggtccTCAGGACCCCACCCACACCGCCCCGGGGCCCCAGGCACTCCCACCCTTAgcccctccccttgcctgtgccAGGTGGGCCCCGGTTTGGCTTCCCGCCCTagggcagggtgaagccaggagAGGGAGGTTCTGCCTTGCTGAGCTGCggtctcttcccttcccttagaGCAACGGTGGGCTGGAAGAGAAAATCGCCAACTTGGGCAGCTGTAACGACTCTAAACTAGAGTTTGGGACTTTCTGGGAGCTGATTGGAGAAGCAGCCAGGAGTGTGAAGCTGGAAAGCCCTGTCCGGGGCAGCTGAGAACCTTTCCCTGGAATTCTTGGGGGGGATGTTGGGGCCTAGAAATAAAAGTCCTCTCTACCACCAGTATGTGATTCCCCGGTCTGCACCTGCTTCACCCCTGCAGGGCTCGAGTCCTTGGTGACCCTTCCCAGGGCTCTCCAACATTGCCAGCCCGGGAGTCCCCgccagagggaggctggggggtgggggggagcagggacGGATATGGTGAGTGCCGGAGGGATAAGGGTGGTTTAAGGGCCAGGTACTTtagttggggggaagggcagagaggaggtgggCTACTGGAAATGATTTGAAGAAGGGGCCTGGGAATGGGGCAGGATATTTGGTGCTAAAAAGGGTCTCTGGGAACCTACTCTTCCTAATCCCCACCCCAAATGGTAGTTGTGTCCAGGGCTCCACCTTCCCGCCTCCAGCTCTGGCCCAGCCTCCTCCCTGGCCTCTTTCCTTGGGTGACGCCTCTGTCCTTGGGCGAGGGTCGGTCGGggaagagagcaggggagggagaggaccaACTGGGTGCTTGGGCATTTAAAGAATGATGGTTGTTTTGTATCATTCgattaataaaaaatggaaaaaaagtgaaagatgTTGTCTTGACATCCACCCCTCACCTGGGACAGTAGGCGGTTTGGGGGGTGGCAGAGTCCTGGGTGGCAGTGGGATGCGTGGGGCTGCGGTGGTTGCAGTGGGAGTGAGTGGGACTTGCTTTTCCCATGGATTTGGCTTGAGGATGGTTACCAGGCCCCAAAGCTGGGGACTAGGTTGTCTCTGAAGGATAGGCTTCTCTTCACCAAGGGGCTGGTCCCCTGACAGGAGAGGGGGCCACAAGTGCTCACCCGGGAAGTTAGGAACCCAGGTGTGCTGGAGCCTGGCTGACTGGCAGCAAGAGAAAGGCGGGGCTGAGAAACAGGCCAAGCAGCCCGAACTCCCCCAGCTCTGCAGTCCATTATCTTTGGAGCTCGGGGCATGCTCCcagagctcagtttcctcatctataaaatggggtctGCTTGTGGCTCACAAATCTGTTGGGAGGATAATGGACACGTCACATAAAGtcttcagtggagagcctgacgCAGAGCAGGTGCCCAGAGCTGAGGTCACTCCTGGCCAATTCCCTTGTGTGTTCTGGGGAAGGGGTGGCCCCTTCTCCTGCTGCACAGGGCAGGTCCTGGGAATGAGTGTCAGCTCCTGGAGGTCGCAACTGGAGTCGGAAGACCAGGGGCTCCAGGGCCGCTTCTGATTGGGGCCACAGAAATCAGGCATTGCTCCTGAAACCCTAACAGCAAGGAAGTTTCTGGGGCTGGCCAGACTGGCCTGGAAAGCAGCCCGAACTTGTCTGTTGGGGGACCCTGAAACTGGGCTCCCAGTGACCCCTGTGATCTGGGCAGGTGACggccctttccttccttcctccaccgACTAGATTCTTTCCGCTCCAGCgctgcagggtggggagggtgcgCTTGTGCGGGG
This portion of the Mustela lutreola isolate mMusLut2 chromosome 14, mMusLut2.pri, whole genome shotgun sequence genome encodes:
- the S100A14 gene encoding protein S100-A14; protein product: MGQCRSASAEDEQEFSDVERAIETLIKNFHQYSVESGKETLTPSELQDLVTQQLPHLMPSNGGLEEKIANLGSCNDSKLEFGTFWELIGEAARSVKLESPVRGS